One window of Nicotiana tomentosiformis chromosome 11, ASM39032v3, whole genome shotgun sequence genomic DNA carries:
- the LOC104098801 gene encoding phytoene synthase 2, chloroplastic-like gives MCPTILPYSPNSCLRAGNGRFSSENCRGKLPIRAEVLTVAPKKKGQSKIHELSVQGIAHTHQRVREVVWRQTHVTNDCYRKPSFDPMFLEEAYELCRKICAEYAKTFYLGTKLMTAERQKAIWAIYVWCRRTDELVDGPNADYMNNTALDRWEERLEDIFNCRPYDLLDSALTDTISNFPLDIKPFKDMIEGMRMDTRKSRYANFQELYMYCYCVAGTVGLMSVPIMGIAPESPVSAQTVYNSALHLGIGNQLTNILRDVGEDALRGRVYLPQDELAQYGICAEDVFSRKVTDQWREFMKEQIRRAKFYFNLAEEGASHLNKASRWPVWSSLILYRKILDAIEENDYDNLTKRAYVGRAKKLVTLPVSYVKALSLPSLAIQ, from the exons ATGTGTCCAACAATACTTCCTTATTCACCCAACTCTTGCCTTAGAGCAGGAAATGGAAGATTTTCATCTGAAAATTGCAGAGGAAAATTACCTATAAGAGCTGAAGTTCTTACAGTTGCACCTAAGAAGAAGGGACAAAGTAAAATCCATGAATTATCAGTACAAGGAATTGCTCACACTCATCAACGTGTTCGCGAAGTTGTTTGGAGGCAAACACATGTTACAAATGATTGTTATAGAAAGCCAAGTTTTGATCCTATGTTTCTTGAAGAAGCTTATGAATTATGCAGGAAAATTTGTGCAGAATATGCTAAAACTTTCTACTTAG GAACTAAACTGATGACTGCAGAGAGACAAAAAGCAATATGGGCTATCTATG TATGGTGCAGAAGAACAGATGAACTTGTCGATGGACCGAATGCTGACTACATGAACAACACTGCTCTTGATAGATGGGAAGAAAGATTAGAAGACATTTTCAACTGCAGACCTTATGACTTGCTTGATTCTGCTTTAACTGATACCATTTCCAACTTCCCTTTAGACATCAAG CCATTCAAGGACATGATAGAGGGAATGAGAATGGACACGAGGAAAAGCCGATATGCAAATTTCCAGGAACTATATATGTACTGCTACTGTGTGGCTGGAACAGTTGGACTAATGAGTGTACCAATAATGGGAATTGCACCAGAATCTCCAGTTTCAGCTCAAACTGTATATAACTCAGCACTTCATTTAGGCATAGGGAATCAACTTACTAACATTCTTAGAGATGTTGGAGAAGA TGCATTGAGAGGAAGAGTTTATCTGCCACAAGATGAACTAGCACAGTATGGAATATGTGCCGAAGACGTGTTTTCGAGAAAAGTCACTGATCAATGGAGGGAATTCATGAAAGAGCAGATCAGAAGGGCAAAATTCTACTTCAACTTGGCTGAGGAGGGTGCTTCTCATCTTAACAAAGCTAGCCGTTGGCCG GTTTGGTCATCCTTAATTTTGTACAGGAAAATTTTGGATGCAATAGAGGAAAATGATTATGATAACTTAACAAAGAGAGCTTATGTGGGGAGGGCCAAAAAGTTGGTAACTTTACCTGTTTCATATGTTAAAGCTCTATCACTGCCAAGTTTGGCCATTCAATAG